Proteins encoded together in one Rhipicephalus sanguineus isolate Rsan-2018 chromosome 9, BIME_Rsan_1.4, whole genome shotgun sequence window:
- the LOC119404099 gene encoding uncharacterized protein LOC119404099, translated as MNSSATPGGISLSGRLFVGGLDSTMTREDLEREFGKYGQLKEVWMAQNPPGFAFVEFENMSCVDEAVREMNGSIVNGALLRVERARDKSRTARGVGANGGGVGPFRPRSRRGGIAGAAAGSYQQAGLERKMMRRAPDPTTASSPPETTPPMPAGYAVGAAPGVPGYGYDYAATAAMANPYAAPTTYAPGLPTAASWESPYGATYYAAPAPGYAAPAPGYAAPAPGYAAPAPGYAAPAPGYAAPAPAPGYAAPAPGYAAPAPGYAPYYGEYYGMPANVPNMAAAPMPVAGPAAALYQPAPPDYGQM; from the coding sequence ATGAACAGTTCGGCCACACCAGGCGGCATCTCCCTGTCGGGACGCCTCTTCGTGGGGGGCCTCGACAGCACCATGACCCGCGAGGACCTGGAGCGCGAGTTCGGCAAGTACGGACAGCTCAAGGAGGTGTGGATGGCGCAGAACCCACCGGGCTTCGCGTTCGTCGAGTTCGAGAACATGTCGTGCGTAGACGAAGCGGTGCGCGAGATGAACGGTTCTATCGTGAACGGCGCGCTGCTTCGGGTCGAGAGGGCTCGGGACAAGTCCAGGACGGCGCGCGGGGTCGGAGCCAACGGCGGCGGGGTAGGACCCTTCCGGCCGCGGTCGCGCCGAGGTGGCATTGCCGGGGCCGCGGCGGGATCGTATCAGCAGGCTGGCCTCGAGCGCAAGATGATGCGCCGCGCCCCGGATCCAACGACCGCGTCTAGTCCACCGGAGACgacgccgccgatgccggctGGGTACGCGGTCGGCGCCGCACCTGGTGTCCCGGGATACGGCTACGACTACGCGGCTACGGCAGCGATGGCTAACCCGTACGCCGCACCCACAACCTACGCACCGGGCCTGCCGACGGCTGCGTCCTGGGAGTCGCCGTACGGGGCCACGTACTACGCGGCACCAGCCCCGGGATATGCGGCACCAGCCCCGGGATATGCGGCACCAGCCCCGGGATATGCGGCACCAGCCCCGGGATATGCGGCACCGGCCCCGGGATACGCGGCACCGGCACCGGCCCCGGGATACGCGGCACCAGCCCCGGGATACGCGGCACCAGCCCCGGGCTACGCGCCGTATTACGGCGAGTACTACGGCATGCCGGCGAACGTgcccaacatggcggcggctcCGATGCCAGTTGCAGGCCCGGCGGCAGCACTCTACCAGCCAGCACCCCCCGATTACGGCCAGATGTAG